The Porites lutea chromosome 4, jaPorLute2.1, whole genome shotgun sequence genome contains a region encoding:
- the LOC140934909 gene encoding DELTA-alicitoxin-Pse2b-like codes for MTVWLILSIGLTATFMGILGDSDTQELGKGVYLRKINLLGNFQEEETKVFEDIPSTCFIKKDLHSTGSFFDYYASTKAFYSKMAIRAGLDASLQSGFTLGVTLNSVAQKVHSEQSKVSGMSLNIRALTKKIFVKKDCLDAKVNLSHYLIMDLEQLPEKIERPWHKNSWKFYDVFLNKYGSHVVTSVNRGASIRQTTFAESSKSYSQRDFQVKSCVSFAGPTVAPVKVGVEACVNVSKEEIAAASHMNTADKLVIRGGKMETRSALRTKRTEELIEKFLREANETDAGVEHTFRSIWNILQSRFLFKPGSESNYIKAVNLQYYYLGFLNYGCSFVEEGGLHMQKFNYTRSSSDRSPEFECTLAAEGCHTDDDCHYKPVWCSCYGRSCVRYKTVDQETGVPKFTAHANHDKNWGWHGCDWKVPGSWCKCYNDRRGTRRVVWTMLNRDAVLKSSEYGFQNNSRLQDQRAEATDHDEEITDGLIKGAIDLSQEAADLVKNGTGQIRAGEDHRAEGADEGRESIIVI; via the coding sequence ATGACCGTCTGGTTGATACTGTCTATTGGTCTGACAGCCACGTTTATGGGAATCTTGGGAGATAGCGACACGCAAGAGCTTGGAAAAGGAGTTTATCTCAGGAAGATTAACTTACTCGGCAACTTTCAAGAAGAAGAGACCAAGGTCTTTGAGGATATACCTTCGACCTGCTTTATAAAGAAAGATCTGCATAGCACTGGCAGTTTCTTTGACTACTATGCGAGCACAAAGGCTTTCTACTCGAAAATGGCCATCAGAGCGGGCTTGGACGCTTCGTTGCAGTCTGGCTTTACACTGGGTGTTACACTGAACAGTGTTGCGCAAAAGGTACATTCAGAACAGTCCAAAGTAAGTGGAATGTCTTTAAACATCAGGGcgttgacaaaaaaaatctttgtaaAGAAAGACTGTCTAGATGCAAAGGTTAATTTGTCCCATTACTTAATCATGGACCTGGAACAACTGCCAGAAAAAATTGAAAGGCCCTGGCACAAAAACTCCTGGAAATTTTACGATGTGTTCCTGAATAAATACGGTTCCCATGTTGTAACGTCCGTTAATCGAGGAGCGAGCATAAGACAGACGACTTTCGCAGAAAGTTCGAAGTCGTACAGTCAGAGGGATTTCCAGGTGAAAAGCTGTGTGTCATTCGCCGGTCCTACGGTCGCGCCGGTAAAGGTCGGCGTCGAGGCATGTGTAAATGTCAGCAAAGAAGAAATAGCAGCTGCCTCCCATATGAACACTGCAGATAAACTTGTTATTAGAGGAGGAAAAATGGAGACCCGAAGTGCCCTGAGGACAAAGAGAACCGAAGAACTGATAGAGAAATTTTTGAGGGAAGCTAATGAGACGGACGCAGGTGTCGAACACACTTTCAGATCAATATGGAATATTCTGCAAAGCCGCTTTCTTTTTAAACCCGGATCAGAATCAAACTACATCAAAGCTGTAAACCTGCAGTACTACTATCTTGGATTCTTGAATTACGGATGTTCCTTCGTGGAGGAGGGGGGACTTCACATGCAAAAATTTAACTACACCAGAAGCTCCTCCGACAGATCTCCAGAATTTGAATGCACTCTGGCTGCCGAGGGCTGCCATACCGATGACGACTGCCATTACAAGCCAGTATGGTGTTCATGTTATGGGAGATCGTGCGTTCGTTACAAAACGGTGGATCAAGAAACAGGTGTCCCTAAGTTCACTGCACATGCAAACCACGATAAAAACTGGGGATGGCATGGGTGCGACTGGAAAGTCCCTGGATCTTGGTGCAAATGCTACAACGACAGAAGAGGAACTCGGAGAGTGGTTTGGACTATGTTGAACAGAGATGCAGTGCTGAAAAGCAGTGAATATGGCTTTCAAAACAATTCCAGGCTTCAAGATCAAAGAGCGGAAGCTACAGATCATGATGAAGAAATTACCGACGGTTTAATCAAGGGTGCCATAGATCTGAGCCAGGAAGCTGCAGACCTGGTCA